A portion of the Scylla paramamosain isolate STU-SP2022 chromosome 2, ASM3559412v1, whole genome shotgun sequence genome contains these proteins:
- the LOC135114722 gene encoding uncharacterized protein LOC135114722, whose translation MSIEHIVISLNVVIQQTQTNTYLYLEYPFLIAESKVEVFYVQCVLADTESQTHAVGGQTPTCAGVQASVVAVDRDRGVFATSKALRYQRAMAVDSSFIWLRPATEMEELLDCANKKGLFVTVYGLTLRSSVPLTDSHIEETLRHTFRKVPSLRTCFRKRGDTLWACDMNRERLDFQVTDTRELVSAAEALLHYHFPTTEGPLWCARLLSAGAPGRCSRPDLAATFPHTRTLLLANHHGIADGTTNMFVTNVFLQVLDDVLAGKPVDDTVQLGKVVAGEETKALLTAKIEELTKDEDRFKQLQDDIIKAQQAEKLIPRTYPMPRDPNFKCQIVLRDLDKDSTMTFIRKCKQEGVTVNSGLASVFNVSLVDFVREGGLQQDFYRIRELHTVSLRRNWSGDTSGTLGVHMMALENNISTPARWRDNFWEYARGMHKSLSQAIHGNDALMYVVSMSLEGSTEDHFKERPMPECDYGSANMGNADRLIPTEGQHVRLAHLLRATSCWNDPMYYLFHTLHGCFMFGLTYASDILSRENAQKLVDKIFDNLLAVTQM comes from the exons ATGAGTATCGAACACATTGTCATTTCTTTGAATGTCGTAATACagcagacacaaacaaacacctaTCTGTATCTTGAGTATCCTTTCCTTATTGCTGAAAGTAAAGTTGAAGTTTTCTACGTGCAGTGTGTGCTGGCCGACACAGAGTCACAGACACATGCAGTTGGAGGTCAGACACCGACGTGTGCGGGTGTGCAGGCATCAGTAGTAGCGGTTGATCGTGATCGCGGTGTGTTCGCAACCAGCAAAGCTCTCAGATACCAGCGCGCTATGGCGGTAGACTCATCCTTCATTTGGCTTCGGCCAGCCACTGAAATGGAGGAATTATTGGACTGTGCTAACAAGAAAGGACTTTTCGTCACCGTGTATGGGCTGACACTTCGCTCCAGTGTGCCTCTCACCGACAGTCATATCGAGGAAACGCTTCGTCACACCTTCAG GAAAGTGCCCAGTCTGAGGACGTGCTTCAGGAAGCGTGGAGACACCCTGTGGGCGTGTGACATGAATCGCGAGCGGCTCGATTTTCAG gtgACTGACACTCGGGAGTTGGTTTCTGCCGCAGAAGCGTTGTTACACTATCACTTTCCAACCACCGAGGGTCCCTTGTGGTGTGCGCGCCTCCTTTCTGCCGGCGCCCCTGGTCGCTGTTCCCGGCCGGATCTAGCAGCTACCTTTCCCCACACCCGCACTCTGCTGCTGGCTAACCATCATGGCATTGCTGACGGCACAACAAATATGTTTGTGACTAACGTATTCCTCCAAGTGCTGGACGACGTGCTCGCTGGCAAACCTGTCGACGACACAGTTCAGCTTGGTAAAGTGGTTGCCGGGGAAGAGACCAAAGCTTTACTGACAGCGAAAATAGAAGAACTGACGAAGGACGAAGACCGCTTCAAGCAGCTGCAAGATGACATAATAAAGGCACAACAAGCTGAGAAACTTATTCCACGTACTTATCCCATGCCCAGAGATCCTAATTTCAAGTGTCAGATAGTTCTGCGGGATCTGGACAAGGACAGCACAATGACCTTCATCAGGAAGTGCAAGCAGGAGGGCGTCACGGTGAACAGTGGGCTGGCATCGGTGTTTAACGTGAGCCTCGTCGATTTCGTGCGGGAAGGAGGTTTGCAGCAAGACTTTTACCGTATCCGGGAACTGCATACAGTTAGCCTGAGACGCAACTGGTCAGGGGACACCTCGGGGACCTTGGGTGTTCACATGATGGCACTCGAGAACAACATTTCAACGCCAGCCAGGTGGCGGGACAATTTTTGGGAGTACGCCAGAGGTATGCATAAAAGCCTCAGTCAAGCCATTCATGGAAACGACGCATTGATGTACGTGGTGTCAATGTCGTTGGAAGGCAGCACAGAGGATCACTTCAAAGAGCGGCCAATGCCAGAGTGTGACTACGGGTCAGCCAATATGGGGAACGCAGACCGCCTCATCCCAACAGAAGGTCAGCACGTGCGGTTGGCACATCTTCTCAGGGCCACCTCATGCTGGAACGATCCCATGTACTACTTGTTCCACACCCTACATGGCTGCTTCATGTTCGGCTTAACCTACGCCAGTGACATTCTCTCGCGGGAAAACGCCCAGAAGCTGGTGGACAAGATCTTTGACAACCTGTTGGCCGTGACGCAGATGTAA
- the LOC135114738 gene encoding oligoribonuclease, mitochondrial-like, producing MSSDCTKDPEEGEGMKEGMDSEEEEDAEDLGEEEEEDDEMDSDEEAEDPSLKEKIAWVDVETTGLDVDQDTIMEVAVVVTNSLLNVMAESPNLVLKVEDRLITNMKQPYQDQHTKTGLIERCKKSSLSLKAAEDQLLKFLGDHTEKDKTPLAGNSVNADKKKFLVKYLPRVMEHLQDRVVDVKSVKELCKSWYPDEFNSAPIPNESNTQVIERVRESIEELKYYKATLCNAVNVQL from the exons ATGTCCTCTGACTGCACTAAAGACccggaagagggagagggtatgAAGGAGGGCATGGActccgaggaagaggaggacgcgGAAGACttaggtgaagaggaagaggaggatgacgagaTGGATTCTGATGAGGAGGCAGAGGACCCCAGTCTGAAAGAAAAGATTGCCTGGGTGGACGTAGAG ACAACTGGGCTTGATGTGGATCAGGACACAATTATGGAGGTTGCAGTGGTGGTTACCAACAGCTTGCTCAATGTGATGGCAGAGAGCCCCAACCTTGTCCTTAAGGTGGAGGACAGACTTATCACAAATATGAAGCAACCATACCAGGACCAGCACACCAAG ACTGGACTCATTGAGAGATGCAAGAAAAGTAGCCTTTCACTCAAGGCTGCTGAGGACCAGTTGCTAAAGTTTCTGGGAGACCACACAGAAAAAG ACAAAACACCACTAGCAGGCAATTCTGTTAATGCTGACAAAAAGAAGTTCTTGGTGAAGTACTTGCCTAGAgtgatggagcaccttcaggaCCGTGTTGTGGATGTCAAGAGTGTCAAGGAGTTGTGCAA GAGCTGGTATCCTGATGAGTTCAACTCTGCTCCCATCCCAAATGAATCCAACACACAAGTAATAGAAAGAGTGCGGGAGAGCATTGAAGAGCTGAAATATTACAAGGCAACATTGTGTAATGCTGTGAATGTACAACTCTAA